From Kogia breviceps isolate mKogBre1 chromosome 2, mKogBre1 haplotype 1, whole genome shotgun sequence, one genomic window encodes:
- the BCCIP gene encoding BRCA2 and CDKN1A-interacting protein isoform X4, with translation MASRPKRRAVDCGSPVPRDEDEDDELEDEDEDSEDSDEEEDEDDEVVSELFLKAPVNTAELTDLLIQQNHIGSVIKQTDVSEDSDDDADEDGIFGFISLLNLTERKGTPCAEQIKEFILRLCEKNCEKGVVEQLDKLFSDATRPVGFLLSERFINVPPQIALPMHQQLQKELAEAHKTDKPCGKCYFYLLISKTFVEAGKSNSKKKWSNQKKDELMFANAEEEFFYEKAILKFNYSVQEESDTCLGGRWSFDDVPMKPLRTVMLIPGDEMNEIMDKLKEHLSV, from the exons ATGGCGTCCAGGCCCAAGCGGCGTGCCGTGGACTGCGGGTCTCCGGTTCCGCGCGATGAGGACGAGGATGATGAACTCGAGGATGAGGACGAAGACAGCGAAGACAGTGACGAAGAAGAGGATGAAGACGACGAAGTCGTCAGTGAG cTTTTCCTAAAAGCTCCTGTGAATACTGCAGAACTAACAGATCTCTTAATTCAACAGAACCATATCGGGAGTGTGATTAAG cAAACGGATGTTTCAGAAGACAGCGATGATGATGCGGATGAAGATGGGATTTTTGGCTTCATaagtcttttaaatttaactGAAAGAAAG GGCACTCCGTGTGCTGAACAAATTAAAGAGTTTATTTTACGCCTCTGCGAGAAGAACTGTGAAAAGGGCGTGGTTGAACAGCTGGACAAGCTTTTCAGTGACGCCACCAGGCCTGTGGGCTTTCTGCTGAGTGAAAGATTCATTAACGTTCCTCCACAGATTGCGCTGCCCATGCACCAACAGCTTCA GAAAGAACTAGCAGAGGCGCACAAAACTGACAAGCCGTGTGGGAAGTGTTACTTCTACCTTCTGATTAGCAAGACGTTTGTGGAAGCAGGAAAAAGCAATTCCAAAAAGAAATGGAGCAACCAAAAGAAAGATGAGTTAATGTTTGCAAATGCAGAAGAAGAATTTTTCTATGAG AAGGCAATCCTGAAGTTCAACTACTCAGTGCAGGAGGAGAGCGACACGTGTCTGGGAGGCCGATGGTCCTTTGATGATGTACCAATGAAGCCCCTGCGAACTGTGATGTTAATTCCAGGCGACGAAATGAATGAAATCATGGATAAACTGAAAGAGCATCTATCTGTCTAA
- the BCCIP gene encoding BRCA2 and CDKN1A-interacting protein isoform X1, which translates to MASRPKRRAVDCGSPVPRDEDEDDELEDEDEDSEDSDEEEDEDDEVVSEEVNIEFEAYSISDNDYDGIKKLLQQLFLKAPVNTAELTDLLIQQNHIGSVIKQTDVSEDSDDDADEDGIFGFISLLNLTERKGTPCAEQIKEFILRLCEKNCEKGVVEQLDKLFSDATRPVGFLLSERFINVPPQIALPMHQQLQKELAEAHKTDKPCGKCYFYLLISKTFVEAGKSNSKKKWSNQKKDELMFANAEEEFFYEKWSTSIHTPHKAILKFNYSVQEESDTCLGGRWSFDDVPMKPLRTVMLIPGDEMNEIMDKLKEHLSV; encoded by the exons ATGGCGTCCAGGCCCAAGCGGCGTGCCGTGGACTGCGGGTCTCCGGTTCCGCGCGATGAGGACGAGGATGATGAACTCGAGGATGAGGACGAAGACAGCGAAGACAGTGACGAAGAAGAGGATGAAGACGACGAAGTCGTCAGTGAG GAAGTGAATATTGAATTCGAAGCTTATTCTATCTCAGATAACGATTACGACGGAATTAAGAAATTACTGCAGCAG cTTTTCCTAAAAGCTCCTGTGAATACTGCAGAACTAACAGATCTCTTAATTCAACAGAACCATATCGGGAGTGTGATTAAG cAAACGGATGTTTCAGAAGACAGCGATGATGATGCGGATGAAGATGGGATTTTTGGCTTCATaagtcttttaaatttaactGAAAGAAAG GGCACTCCGTGTGCTGAACAAATTAAAGAGTTTATTTTACGCCTCTGCGAGAAGAACTGTGAAAAGGGCGTGGTTGAACAGCTGGACAAGCTTTTCAGTGACGCCACCAGGCCTGTGGGCTTTCTGCTGAGTGAAAGATTCATTAACGTTCCTCCACAGATTGCGCTGCCCATGCACCAACAGCTTCA GAAAGAACTAGCAGAGGCGCACAAAACTGACAAGCCGTGTGGGAAGTGTTACTTCTACCTTCTGATTAGCAAGACGTTTGTGGAAGCAGGAAAAAGCAATTCCAAAAAGAAATGGAGCAACCAAAAGAAAGATGAGTTAATGTTTGCAAATGCAGAAGAAGAATTTTTCTATGAG AAATGGAGCACTTCTATCCATACCCCTCAT AAGGCAATCCTGAAGTTCAACTACTCAGTGCAGGAGGAGAGCGACACGTGTCTGGGAGGCCGATGGTCCTTTGATGATGTACCAATGAAGCCCCTGCGAACTGTGATGTTAATTCCAGGCGACGAAATGAATGAAATCATGGATAAACTGAAAGAGCATCTATCTGTCTAA
- the BCCIP gene encoding BRCA2 and CDKN1A-interacting protein isoform X2: protein MASRPKRRAVDCGSPVPRDEDEDDELEDEDEDSEDSDEEEDEDDEVVSEEVNIEFEAYSISDNDYDGIKKLLQQLFLKAPVNTAELTDLLIQQNHIGSVIKQTDVSEDSDDDADEDGIFGFISLLNLTERKGTPCAEQIKEFILRLCEKNCEKGVVEQLDKLFSDATRPVGFLLSERFINVPPQIALPMHQQLQKELAEAHKTDKPCGKCYFYLLISKTFVEAGKSNSKKKWSNQKKDELMFANAEEEFFYEKAILKFNYSVQEESDTCLGGRWSFDDVPMKPLRTVMLIPGDEMNEIMDKLKEHLSV, encoded by the exons ATGGCGTCCAGGCCCAAGCGGCGTGCCGTGGACTGCGGGTCTCCGGTTCCGCGCGATGAGGACGAGGATGATGAACTCGAGGATGAGGACGAAGACAGCGAAGACAGTGACGAAGAAGAGGATGAAGACGACGAAGTCGTCAGTGAG GAAGTGAATATTGAATTCGAAGCTTATTCTATCTCAGATAACGATTACGACGGAATTAAGAAATTACTGCAGCAG cTTTTCCTAAAAGCTCCTGTGAATACTGCAGAACTAACAGATCTCTTAATTCAACAGAACCATATCGGGAGTGTGATTAAG cAAACGGATGTTTCAGAAGACAGCGATGATGATGCGGATGAAGATGGGATTTTTGGCTTCATaagtcttttaaatttaactGAAAGAAAG GGCACTCCGTGTGCTGAACAAATTAAAGAGTTTATTTTACGCCTCTGCGAGAAGAACTGTGAAAAGGGCGTGGTTGAACAGCTGGACAAGCTTTTCAGTGACGCCACCAGGCCTGTGGGCTTTCTGCTGAGTGAAAGATTCATTAACGTTCCTCCACAGATTGCGCTGCCCATGCACCAACAGCTTCA GAAAGAACTAGCAGAGGCGCACAAAACTGACAAGCCGTGTGGGAAGTGTTACTTCTACCTTCTGATTAGCAAGACGTTTGTGGAAGCAGGAAAAAGCAATTCCAAAAAGAAATGGAGCAACCAAAAGAAAGATGAGTTAATGTTTGCAAATGCAGAAGAAGAATTTTTCTATGAG AAGGCAATCCTGAAGTTCAACTACTCAGTGCAGGAGGAGAGCGACACGTGTCTGGGAGGCCGATGGTCCTTTGATGATGTACCAATGAAGCCCCTGCGAACTGTGATGTTAATTCCAGGCGACGAAATGAATGAAATCATGGATAAACTGAAAGAGCATCTATCTGTCTAA
- the BCCIP gene encoding BRCA2 and CDKN1A-interacting protein isoform X5 has protein sequence MASRPKRRAVDCGSPVPRDEDEDDELEDEDEDSEDSDEEEDEDDEVVSEEVNIEFEAYSISDNDYDGIKKLLQQLFLKAPVNTAELTDLLIQQNHIGSVIKQTDVSEDSDDDADEDGIFGFISLLNLTERKGTPCAEQIKEFILRLCEKNCEKGVVEQLDKLFSDATRPVGFLLSERFINVPPQIALPMHQQLQKELAEAHKTDKPCGKCYFYLLISKTFVEAGKSNSKKKWSNQKKDELMFANAEEEFFYESFDCGHPVFQPPYLQQL, from the exons ATGGCGTCCAGGCCCAAGCGGCGTGCCGTGGACTGCGGGTCTCCGGTTCCGCGCGATGAGGACGAGGATGATGAACTCGAGGATGAGGACGAAGACAGCGAAGACAGTGACGAAGAAGAGGATGAAGACGACGAAGTCGTCAGTGAG GAAGTGAATATTGAATTCGAAGCTTATTCTATCTCAGATAACGATTACGACGGAATTAAGAAATTACTGCAGCAG cTTTTCCTAAAAGCTCCTGTGAATACTGCAGAACTAACAGATCTCTTAATTCAACAGAACCATATCGGGAGTGTGATTAAG cAAACGGATGTTTCAGAAGACAGCGATGATGATGCGGATGAAGATGGGATTTTTGGCTTCATaagtcttttaaatttaactGAAAGAAAG GGCACTCCGTGTGCTGAACAAATTAAAGAGTTTATTTTACGCCTCTGCGAGAAGAACTGTGAAAAGGGCGTGGTTGAACAGCTGGACAAGCTTTTCAGTGACGCCACCAGGCCTGTGGGCTTTCTGCTGAGTGAAAGATTCATTAACGTTCCTCCACAGATTGCGCTGCCCATGCACCAACAGCTTCA GAAAGAACTAGCAGAGGCGCACAAAACTGACAAGCCGTGTGGGAAGTGTTACTTCTACCTTCTGATTAGCAAGACGTTTGTGGAAGCAGGAAAAAGCAATTCCAAAAAGAAATGGAGCAACCAAAAGAAAGATGAGTTAATGTTTGCAAATGCAGAAGAAGAATTTTTCTATGAG TCCTTCGACTGTGGCCATCCTGTTTTTCAACCTCCGTATCTCCAGCAGCTATAG
- the BCCIP gene encoding BRCA2 and CDKN1A-interacting protein isoform X3, with amino-acid sequence MASRPKRRAVDCGSPVPRDEDEDDELEDEDEDSEDSDEEEDEDDEVVSELFLKAPVNTAELTDLLIQQNHIGSVIKQTDVSEDSDDDADEDGIFGFISLLNLTERKGTPCAEQIKEFILRLCEKNCEKGVVEQLDKLFSDATRPVGFLLSERFINVPPQIALPMHQQLQKELAEAHKTDKPCGKCYFYLLISKTFVEAGKSNSKKKWSNQKKDELMFANAEEEFFYEKWSTSIHTPHKAILKFNYSVQEESDTCLGGRWSFDDVPMKPLRTVMLIPGDEMNEIMDKLKEHLSV; translated from the exons ATGGCGTCCAGGCCCAAGCGGCGTGCCGTGGACTGCGGGTCTCCGGTTCCGCGCGATGAGGACGAGGATGATGAACTCGAGGATGAGGACGAAGACAGCGAAGACAGTGACGAAGAAGAGGATGAAGACGACGAAGTCGTCAGTGAG cTTTTCCTAAAAGCTCCTGTGAATACTGCAGAACTAACAGATCTCTTAATTCAACAGAACCATATCGGGAGTGTGATTAAG cAAACGGATGTTTCAGAAGACAGCGATGATGATGCGGATGAAGATGGGATTTTTGGCTTCATaagtcttttaaatttaactGAAAGAAAG GGCACTCCGTGTGCTGAACAAATTAAAGAGTTTATTTTACGCCTCTGCGAGAAGAACTGTGAAAAGGGCGTGGTTGAACAGCTGGACAAGCTTTTCAGTGACGCCACCAGGCCTGTGGGCTTTCTGCTGAGTGAAAGATTCATTAACGTTCCTCCACAGATTGCGCTGCCCATGCACCAACAGCTTCA GAAAGAACTAGCAGAGGCGCACAAAACTGACAAGCCGTGTGGGAAGTGTTACTTCTACCTTCTGATTAGCAAGACGTTTGTGGAAGCAGGAAAAAGCAATTCCAAAAAGAAATGGAGCAACCAAAAGAAAGATGAGTTAATGTTTGCAAATGCAGAAGAAGAATTTTTCTATGAG AAATGGAGCACTTCTATCCATACCCCTCAT AAGGCAATCCTGAAGTTCAACTACTCAGTGCAGGAGGAGAGCGACACGTGTCTGGGAGGCCGATGGTCCTTTGATGATGTACCAATGAAGCCCCTGCGAACTGTGATGTTAATTCCAGGCGACGAAATGAATGAAATCATGGATAAACTGAAAGAGCATCTATCTGTCTAA